The Geotrypetes seraphini chromosome 6, aGeoSer1.1, whole genome shotgun sequence genome includes a window with the following:
- the LOC117361897 gene encoding uncharacterized protein LOC117361897, translating into MLKRRRRSVGGASRHSEVPSIGTMDEILRRLRESAMPGNRLLATPAGSDATVELLGLNVTLSPDTRVPPPQPQRASSPRLQNTSEEVVLLPREVISTGSLLVNTKGDLVSPRKLPEEGTAVLEMDQGSTEVSLDSEESLESIGAFALIDKPPEVTLGALWDLVVNLGKSITPQVNDLGNKLKEQKEEVSSLKQDLYMSKNEIQKPATDIISIKKMQEALMTDHFNLRRKVEILENQSRTNNLPLLNFPRLPMITPIDMLKCYFMEVLNVPEQSIPPFARGYYIPQKQEQQAEVKSKQGTPLDITNLLEASEESVAIPATLILTVALLPDKECIMRLYFKNRFKEFWGHKIQIYPDVSRETQKKKQQFLLLRPGVTSLGGIFFLRFPNKCIHNKIPISKICISGAISVV; encoded by the coding sequence ATGCTGAAAAGAAGGAGAAGGAGCGTCGGTGGAGCCTCACGCCATTCTGAAGTACCTTCCATTGGCACTATGGATGAAATCCTGCGCCGACTACGAGAGTCAGCCATGCCAGGGAATCGCCTGCTGGCGACGCCGGCGGGGAGTGACGCCACGGTGGAACTCCTTGGGCTCAATGTAACTCTGAGCCCCGACACCAGAGTTCCGCCTCCACAGCCTCAGAGAGCAAGCTCTCCACGCTTGCAGAACACGTCCGAGGAAGTAGTGCTCTTGCCGCGAGAGGTCATTTCAACTGGGAGCTTGCTTGTGAACACCAAGGGGGACCTTGTTAGTCCCAGGAAGCTACCTGAGGAGGGAACAGCTGTTTTGGAGATGGACCAAGGCTCGACAGAGGTATCATTAGACTCTGAGGAATCTTTAGAGTCAATTGGAGCTTTTGCATTGATAGATAAACCTCCTGAGGTTACCCTGGGTGCCCTATGGGATCTTGTAGTGAACTTAGGAAAATCCATAACACCTCAAGTTAATGACTTGGGAAATAAATTAAAAGAGCAAAAAGAGGAAGTTTCTTCTTTAAAACAAGATTTATATATGTCCAAAAATGAAATTCAAAAACCAGCAACAGATATAATTTCTATAAAGAAAATGCAGGAAGCACTAATGACTGATCATTTTAATTTAAGGAGAAAAGTGGAAATTCTGGAAAATCAAAGCCGCACAAATAATTTACCTCTGCTGAATTTCCCCAGATTACCTATGATAACACCTATTGATATGTTGAAGTGTTATTTTATGGAAGTATTAAATGTGCCTGAGCAGTCTATTCCTCCTTTTGCTAGAGGTTATTATATTCCACAGAAACAAGAACAGCAAGCCGAGGTTAAAAGCAAACAAGGAACCCCTTTGGACATAACTAATCTATTGGAAGCCTCAGAAGAAAGTGTAGCTATTCCAGCAACACTTATACTAACAGTGGCGCTTTTGCCAGATAAGGAATGCATCATGAGACTGTATTTCAAGAATCGATTTAAAGAATTTTGGGGACATAAGATCCAGATTTACCCTGATGTTTCCAGGGAAACACAAAAAAAGAAGCAACAGTTTTTGTTATTGAGACCTGGTGTAACCTCATTGGGTGGAAtcttttttcttagatttccaaACAAGTGCATACATAATAAGATACCAATCAGCAAAATATGTATTTCTGGAGCCATCTCAGTTGTCTAG